TTCTTAATCTGATCACTGCAGAACACATTGAACATTCAACACATTGAATAATGAATTGGGTAATCAGTATATATGGCAGTGTTGGTAACTTGGAAAGATCAAGCACATCATGATAAAGAGGTTACGATTCAATATAATCGCACATCAAGATGATTACAAGTCAACATTTTTTTACTCGTATTTaagtagtataaaaaaaaaaaaaacatctgaataaaaaataaattaaatgtatgtaATCAGAACAGCGGGCAGGATTTAAACACAAAGCTAATAGTACTTTTCCACAGACACGAAACCTACACAAGTAcattttccaccaacaaaagtaggttccggaaccagGAATGTTAGTTCGCAGTGGGAACCAAAAAATACTAGGCCGCTGTGCAaagccctctgttgatgacatatgatgtgacgttttgacctCAAGGAAACTGGTGGAAAAGCGGGCTGGTTCACTGGAATGCACAACGGTTCTTATAACCTGAACGGACTTCTTTTGGTGGGGAAGTACTGTCTGCCAacaaatctttacatgtaaacgattcattaaaaatcagtagtgtgtgtgtgaaaataaccattactaaaaaaattttattttatttttgctataaacatcttttgtttttttgttttgtcagcATCTTGCGGGTGCCCCACCCCCCTTTTTATGCATCTGCAGGCTGATTCTTAAATTAAATCTTTAAAACTTACTCTGATCCAAGAATTGGAGAATGTAAGGATGTATACCCAAAAGACATACGATTATAATTGGATTTTGAAGATAAGTGTTCCCAATGAGAACGTGCATGTTATTTTGGGTCATCTTTGTGCTTTGTTAGAATGTCTGCTGGGATAATAGATAAATTGTTtagtaatttatatatttattttaaaaaaagactacATGCATTTAGGTAATTTAACTGATTTTCGTCCTTTAGCAAATTTCTTTCATTTTGATGTTTCAGCtttggcgaaaaaaaaaaaaacaacctcagTGCATCTCTACAATTATTTGACAGAAACAAATATTCATATTGTCCCATTTTACAATGGTATTTATTTGAAGTTCAAGTCAATACACTTGAGTAACAAAAATTTAGAACCCTAAAGTATCAATTCCATTAGTTTTCTTGACAGTAAACCTACAGTATTTACAGTTGGAGCTTACAAGAACTGTACAGTGCTGTTTGTCACGGGGAGTCTGAGTGAGGATGGGAGTAGGGAGTGCATTCACTCTGCTCGTGACACAGTGAGAAATATCAGTGAAGAAAAACCAGTTAACATCACTGCTCTTCTCTTCATACATCGTGCTCATTAATTATTTTCCTTAGATTAACAATTAAAATcaagaacagaacaaaaacacaaacagggATCCCAGACTCATTCATCTCCCCGTGTATTTGTGCATTattaaaactacaaaataaaggggaaaaacaaacaataataataataattattataataataatacatggtGAGAAAAACAGTCCCAAAACACTCTTTGGAATCCATGGCGTTTTGTGCAGGCACTCGTGGTCATGCGTTTTGGATGCTTATCTCGTGCCTATCTAGGCTTTCTTCATCTTCCCACTGTGGGTGGTTCCGTTCTCATGGTGCTTCCTACCATTGGTCAAACCATTTTCATGATGGACACCATTGCCATTAGAAACTAGAGAAGCACCGTTGGAAACAGCACCATTGGACAGGGCACCGTTGGCCTTGCCATTCAGACTCTGCTGCTCAGCATTCTTGGGAAGCCTCTTGCCCTTTACGTAGGCCTGGTACCAGAAATTGGAAAAGAGGATGAAGAAGAAAGTGCCGTACATCCAAATGAGGTGGAGGATGATGGGCATCTGATAATCACAGCTCTTCAAGAAGTAATACTGTGTAGCATGAATGGAAACCAGCACGAACTGAGTCTGAAAAAAAGCAGAAGATAGCAAACAGTTAAACAAAGAGAGAAGTGAATGCAGAATAgattatttaaactttttaacagtaGGTTTGTCCAGTTTATTATATAATAAGGTTTGGTCATGTGCTTATATTCCAAAAAACATGTATagtctagggctgcaactaatgattcttTGGCAGTCGTCtaatctgataattattttttagattagttgattagtcagcgAATATTTCTCCCAtgttaaaaggcatttaaatgtctagatgtggaaagtactgatatttagtaagtacatatgtaatctgttgtgtttgggcacttttggaaagACAgaataagttgagtgtaaactgtgtgagtgagacatttacccaaCTCCCATTGCGCTTCAGTCCACAGCACtatgtgtaatgtggtactgttacagaTTAACAATCAGTCGACAATTgaatttgtagtcgacaattttaaataatcgacattgtcgataatatcgactaatcgttgcagccctagtagagTCTAGTGCGGAGACAGATACCTGGTTGATATAGCACTCTCTTAAATAACTGAATTTTTATTATAATCTTTTCAAATGTATCGAAAACCTTTAAAAAGAAAGCAACATTCCTTAATTCCCTTCTCTTCCCAATCTTAGTTGTGTTTTCATCCACTTGATTAAGAGTGCCATTAAAATGAGCAATATCTAAGCTAAGAGATGTAACTCTGCCTGCTTTTGAAATCATCTTTATAGATGAATGCAGTGTTTTTATTAGGGCTGAGGGGAATTCTGTGCCATCCTGACAATTTCCACAACACATCTAGGAATGCAAACAGCCTAGACATTTTTCAGGCCAGCTAAGAATTTCCTATTTTGGAGGCtgcaatgttaataaaaaaaatctcaggctATGTTCATATTACCagtctgaagtgactcaaatccgattttttgctcaatgtggctcagatcagattttttttatggctgtgtgaacgtgccaaatccattttttttcaaaatcagatttgagccactttcctacgtggtcctaaatcggatacatattcAATCACGCGTCATGAACGTAAACggtcaaattggaattcatgTGGCTTTTTGCTGTAACGCATGctctacgtgcttctctctcgtacccacacatctcttggtgcagctgtgcagctatagcatTTGATATAAGTAACAGTTCTGGAGATGTCAGAGGCGTTTTACACTCAGTAGACCAAgcgtttttattaaaaaacatttttctgtcATTCTGATATTCTAACTTCACACCTCATACTTGGGaacttttttttataagcttTCTTTTAAATTGGAAAATAGAAAACCAGTTCCCTCAAAATAGAAAACGTCACTTCCCTCATTATCACAAGCTGATGGGCCTTTATTGTAAACTcttatctataaaataaatatttaacattgaCCTTTTTGTTTATTACAGACAAGTCATGGGTACACACGTTAGCTTATTTGATATGCATCCATGTCAAAATCCTGATATAAAAATAAAGGTCATTCAAGACCAGGGACACAGGAAAATCACAAGTTAATATTCTTTATGTATTTACCAGCTGGATGGCTGTCATATATTTCTTCCACCAGAGGTACTTCTGGAACTGAGGTCCAGCAGCAGACAGGCCATAGTAGAAGTACATGATAACATGGACGGCAGAGTTTACCATGGCATGGAAGGATCCCATTCCACCTGCAGAAACAAACCCGGTGTGTTAGAGAAGAGAAAATTCAGCTTGATGTTTTTCAGAGCATGAAGCCAACAGAACCAACATACATTTCAATTATTAAGCAAAGACTCACCGGGGACAAAGCTGATCCCCCACCACCAGGTCCAGGGCATGAAAGAATGGTGGAAGATGTGCAGGAATGTAATCTGACTGTGTTTTTTACGCAGCACGAAGAAGACCTAAACAAAAGACCAGAAATTACAATCAAATACCAATTACTTACTCACAGAACGAActataaaatgtactttattgaAGAAGGTATAAAAAAACATCTTACTGTATCCATAAGTTCAATGAACTTTGAGAAAAGGAACAACCAGGCAACCCTGACCATCTACAAAAAAAGacaattacaaatatatatatatttttttttgactGCATTTGAGCATTTGCAAATATATATTGCATGTTTCAGATCAAGTATTAAGTAAACTTCAGtagcgtatttttcgcactgtaaggcacacttaaaattctctAATGTTCCCAAAAttcatcagtgcaccttttattccggtgcaccttacgtatgaattttatcagtcaggttgtaaggagcagtaaaaccactccactaaAATACAGTGctgtacaggagtttcagtttagttctctggagaagcattagcattagccgctaaccgccatttccctgttcagaggtgagtattatgggcctgtagccttctgctaaccccggctagcactgctggagcagtattagcattacctgccaaCTGCTCTTTGGTCTTTtgtcagaggcaagtatattggactgtagtctgtgcgctTACAATTAAAACAATTTACGTGGGACGAACACCGCTAGCTAATACCTTCCTAGCtgaccggaacactcagggttcctcagtgtagtgctgatgggtggcattagctgccaaccgttagccgctaatgccaatgctgcacatttagtgctggagaaatttgtgaatctaagcttactgtaaataaactagagcgctttactcacccacccaaataaacagttttcaggagagaaatctgtttagattaacatccagtgctcgttccTTATAGcatctcttaaaatgtgccttataatccagtgagccttacaGCGTGAAAAATATGGTGAGTAAATATTCCTGCAAAACTTTACCCTCAATGCCTGAGGACTGTCAGAGAAATCAACAGGATCACATCTCCACGTATAGCCTGTGAGCCACCCGGACATCAAGAactagaaaaacaaaacaaagaaaaggcAAGTGTCAATAACAGCCTGTTTTTCTAGATAGATTATCATTTCTGTAAGCAAATCAAGCTACACGATAGCAGTGCCCTTTTCTTATCGACATGTTCCTTTGCATAGGAACGTCATTGCAAATTTCCACTTAATaagaggaaaaaacaaacaaacaaaaaaattattctaTATAATTTTAACTTCCTCACCT
The DNA window shown above is from Astyanax mexicanus isolate ESR-SI-001 chromosome 16, AstMex3_surface, whole genome shotgun sequence and carries:
- the elovl1b gene encoding elongation of very long chain fatty acids protein 1b, whose amino-acid sequence is METVTDRVLEVYNKVLEWRDPRLQGYPLMGSPLTMSAILLGYLFFVLYAGPRIMANRKPFQLKGPMIFYNFSLVFLSIFIVYEFLMSGWLTGYTWRCDPVDFSDSPQALRMVRVAWLFLFSKFIELMDTVFFVLRKKHSQITFLHIFHHSFMPWTWWWGISFVPGGMGSFHAMVNSAVHVIMYFYYGLSAAGPQFQKYLWWKKYMTAIQLTQFVLVSIHATQYYFLKSCDYQMPIILHLIWMYGTFFFILFSNFWYQAYVKGKRLPKNAEQQSLNGKANGALSNGAVSNGASLVSNGNGVHHENGLTNGRKHHENGTTHSGKMKKA